A single window of Athene noctua chromosome 1, bAthNoc1.hap1.1, whole genome shotgun sequence DNA harbors:
- the TMEM14A gene encoding transmembrane protein 14A isoform X2 has translation MAIDWIGFAYAALLAVGGVVGYTRKGSKMSLAAGLTFGSVAGYGAYCVTRDPRNVKISLFSAFLLTIIMGLRFKRSKKLMPAGLVACLSLLMILRLVFMLL, from the exons ATGGCTATTGACTGGATTGGTTTTGCATATGCTGCACTGCTGGCTGTTGGAGGTGTTGTAGGCTACACTCGTAAAG GTAGTAAAATGTCTTTAGCTGCTGGTCTTACCTTTGGTTCTGTGGCTGGTTATGGAGCTTACTGTGTAACACGTGATCCAAGAAATGTGAAGATATCATTGT tttcagcttttcttttgacCATTATAATGGGATTGAGGTTCAAGAGGTCCAAGAAATTAATGCCAGCCGGACTAGTAGCATGCCTGAG cCTTTTGATGATTTTGAGGCTTGTTTTCATGCTGCTGTAG
- the TMEM14A gene encoding transmembrane protein 14A isoform X1, which produces MAIDWIGFAYAALLAVGGVVGYTRKGSKMSLAAGLTFGSVAGYGAYCVTRDPRNVKISLFSAFLLTIIMGLRFKRSKKLMPAGLVACLRRIHLIWTDFLSTERRDLQLNINAY; this is translated from the exons ATGGCTATTGACTGGATTGGTTTTGCATATGCTGCACTGCTGGCTGTTGGAGGTGTTGTAGGCTACACTCGTAAAG GTAGTAAAATGTCTTTAGCTGCTGGTCTTACCTTTGGTTCTGTGGCTGGTTATGGAGCTTACTGTGTAACACGTGATCCAAGAAATGTGAAGATATCATTGT tttcagcttttcttttgacCATTATAATGGGATTGAGGTTCAAGAGGTCCAAGAAATTAATGCCAGCCGGACTAGTAGCATGCCTGAG GCGGATACATCTGATATGGACTGACTTTCTCAGCACAGAAAGGAGAGATCTGCAGTTAAATATTAATGCATATTGA
- the LOC141955973 gene encoding glutathione S-transferase has translation MAGKPKLHYTKGRGKMESIRWLLAAAGVEFEEEFIETKEDLEKLRNDGVLMFQQVPMVEIDGMKMVQTRAILSYIAAKYNLYGKDLKERAWIDMYVEGTTDLMGMIMYLPFQPADTKEKNLALIIERATTRYFPVYEKALKDHGHDYLVGNKLSWADIHLLEAILMAEECKPDILSAFPLLQAFKGRTSNIPTIKKFLQPGSQRKPPTDEKFVAIVRKIFNI, from the exons ATGGCGGGGAAACCCAAGCTGCACTATACCAAGGGAAGGGGGAAGATGGAGTCAATCCGATGGCTGTTAGCAGCAGCCGGGGTTGAG tttgagGAAGAATTCATAGAAACGAAGGAAGACCTAGAAAAATTACGTAACG ATGGAGTCCTGATGTTCCAGCAAGTGCCGATGGTGGAGATTGATGGGATGAAGATGGTGCAAACCAGAGCCATCCTCAGCTACATAGCAGCAAAGTACAACCTCTACGGGAAGGACCTGAAGGAGAGAGCCTG gATTGATATGTACGTGGAGGGAACAACAGACCTGATGGGAATGATCATGTATCTCCCTTTTCAACCggctgacacaaaagaaaagaatcTTGCCTTAATCATTGAACGAGCTACAACCAGGTACTTTCCTGTTTATGAAAAG GCCTTAAAAGACCATGGACACGATTATCTTGTTGGTAACAAATTAAGCTGGGCAGACATCCATCTGCTGGAAGCCATTTTAATGGCAGAAGAATGTAAGCCTGATATCCTGTCTGCATTCCCTCTGCTACAG GCTTTTAAAGGAAGAACAAGCAACATTCCAACAATCAAAAAATTCTTGCAGCCTGGCAGCCAGAGGAAGCCACCAACAGATGAGAAGTTTGTGGCCATTGTGAGGAAAATATTCAATATCTGA
- the LOC141968042 gene encoding glutathione S-transferase-like isoform X1 — protein MSGKPKLHYFNGRGRMESIRWLLAAAGVEFEECFLETKDDLTKLQKDGSLLFQQVPMVEIDGMKMVQTRAIGNYIAMKYNLYGKDLKERALIDMYVEAVIDLNELLMTHILQPADKKQQHLATIVDKATNRYFPVYEKVLKDHGQDFLVGNQFSRADVQLLETLLMAEECKPDILAKFPLLQSFKARISNIPTIKKFLQPGSQRKPPPDSGKVKLMKTVKRFLISLSLITGMVLLYANTE, from the exons ATGTCTGGGAAGCCCAAGCTGCACTACTTCAATGGACGAGGCCGAATGGAATCAATACGGTGGCTACTAGCAGCAGCTGGGGTTGAg TTTGAAGAATGTTTTCTGGAAACAAAGGATGATCTGACAAAGTTACAGAAGG ATGGTTCCCTGCTGTTTCAGCAAGTGCCAATGGTGGAGATTGATGGAATGAAGATGGTGCAGACCAGAGCCATTGGCAACTACATAGCAATGAAGTACAACCTCTATGGGAAGGACCTGAAGGAGAGAGCCCT AATTGATATGTATGTGGAAGCAGTAATAGATCTGAACGAGTTACTCATGACCCATATTCTCCAACCAGCGGATAAAAAGCAGCAACACCTTGCTACTATTGTGGACAAGGCCACAAACAGATACTTCCCAGTCTATGAGAAG GTTTTGAAAGACCATGGACAAGACTTTCTTGTTGGCAACCAGTTTAGCAGGGCAGACGTGCAACTACTTGAAACCCTTTTAATGGCAGAAGAGTGCAAGCCTGATATACTTGCTAAATTTCCTCTTTTGCAG aGTTTTAAAGCAAGAATAAGCAATATCCCCACAATAAAGAAattcctgcagcctggcagccagaGGAAACCACCac CTGATAGTGGCAAAGTGAAATTAATGAAAACAGTGAAAAGGTTTTTGATCTCTCTTTCCTTAATTACAGGAATGGTTTTActctatgcaaacacagagtAA
- the LOC141968042 gene encoding glutathione S-transferase-like isoform X2, giving the protein MSGKPKLHYFNGRGRMESIRWLLAAAGVEFEECFLETKDDLTKLQKDGSLLFQQVPMVEIDGMKMVQTRAIGNYIAMKYNLYGKDLKERALIDMYVEAVIDLNELLMTHILQPADKKQQHLATIVDKATNRYFPVYEKVLKDHGQDFLVGNQFSRADVQLLETLLMAEECKPDILAKFPLLQSFKARISNIPTIKKFLQPGSQRKPPLQEKDLPKVMKIFH; this is encoded by the exons ATGTCTGGGAAGCCCAAGCTGCACTACTTCAATGGACGAGGCCGAATGGAATCAATACGGTGGCTACTAGCAGCAGCTGGGGTTGAg TTTGAAGAATGTTTTCTGGAAACAAAGGATGATCTGACAAAGTTACAGAAGG ATGGTTCCCTGCTGTTTCAGCAAGTGCCAATGGTGGAGATTGATGGAATGAAGATGGTGCAGACCAGAGCCATTGGCAACTACATAGCAATGAAGTACAACCTCTATGGGAAGGACCTGAAGGAGAGAGCCCT AATTGATATGTATGTGGAAGCAGTAATAGATCTGAACGAGTTACTCATGACCCATATTCTCCAACCAGCGGATAAAAAGCAGCAACACCTTGCTACTATTGTGGACAAGGCCACAAACAGATACTTCCCAGTCTATGAGAAG GTTTTGAAAGACCATGGACAAGACTTTCTTGTTGGCAACCAGTTTAGCAGGGCAGACGTGCAACTACTTGAAACCCTTTTAATGGCAGAAGAGTGCAAGCCTGATATACTTGCTAAATTTCCTCTTTTGCAG aGTTTTAAAGCAAGAATAAGCAATATCCCCACAATAAAGAAattcctgcagcctggcagccagaGGAAACCACCactacaagaaaaagatttaccGAAAGTGATGAAAATTTTCCACTGA